The Candidatus Uhrbacteria bacterium genome has a segment encoding these proteins:
- a CDS encoding cation-translocating P-type ATPase: MLVTRNEAASLALPSLALVLVLIWPSAWIIATIMVAISALPTLIAGAKGLGQFKITIDLYNLLALAIALVLQETSSGAFIALMLACARILEARTEARSHKAVAELLALKPHKARRESRGHVDEIPVQDIRVGDILLIGTGERVPCDGLLVHGTALINEASVTGESLPEEKLIGDRVLASTIVEAGGIKIRATHVGKDSTLERMATLIQEASRHKSKEEKAADKFAGYFLPLIGISGIGLYFLTQNPGMVAAFFLVACADDIAVAIPLAITASLGRAAKRGIIIKGGARLLPLAHIDTLVLDKTGTLTFGDLRVERLDRDPSVTEFFIWECLAIAEKYSEHVIGRAVFREAVKRIGAVADPERFQVYRGRGIWVNAKGRDILVGTPALLTDSSVTIPESWATREDDALDPGLTSDFYIAVNGRCVGRIRIADIPRPSAKASIEKLYALGVGNIVMFTGDQLRTAAAVAKSVGIEDYRPTMSPEDKEREVGQLALKGTTVMIGDGINDAPALARSTVGIAMGTTGTAVAIEAADIVLLADNLDRLPELVLLAKQTKNVINGNIWIWALSNLIGFIFVFTGIFGPALAAAYNFITDFLPLANSSRLFRKEKDAA, translated from the coding sequence ATGCTCGTCACTCGAAACGAAGCCGCCTCTCTTGCCTTGCCAAGCCTTGCACTTGTCCTTGTTTTAATTTGGCCGTCAGCCTGGATCATCGCAACGATCATGGTCGCGATCAGCGCCCTACCAACATTAATCGCTGGCGCCAAAGGTCTCGGTCAATTCAAAATCACCATCGATCTCTATAATTTACTTGCCCTCGCCATTGCCCTCGTCCTGCAAGAAACATCCTCAGGTGCCTTTATCGCCCTGATGCTCGCCTGCGCCAGAATATTGGAAGCGCGTACGGAAGCCCGCTCGCACAAAGCGGTCGCAGAACTCTTAGCACTCAAACCTCACAAGGCAAGACGCGAATCTCGCGGACACGTCGATGAAATTCCCGTACAAGATATTCGCGTGGGTGATATTTTGCTTATCGGTACGGGTGAACGGGTACCTTGCGACGGTCTTCTTGTACATGGTACGGCGCTTATTAATGAAGCCTCGGTAACCGGAGAATCGCTTCCAGAAGAAAAGCTCATCGGCGACCGCGTGCTCGCCTCAACCATCGTCGAAGCCGGCGGCATCAAAATCCGCGCAACACATGTTGGTAAAGACTCGACACTCGAGCGCATGGCTACATTGATTCAGGAAGCCTCGCGTCATAAGTCCAAAGAAGAAAAGGCTGCAGACAAATTTGCCGGCTATTTTCTTCCGCTGATCGGCATCTCTGGAATCGGGCTGTATTTCCTTACCCAAAATCCGGGAATGGTTGCCGCGTTCTTCCTTGTTGCCTGCGCCGATGATATCGCGGTCGCCATTCCGCTCGCCATTACTGCATCCCTCGGACGCGCCGCCAAACGCGGCATCATCATCAAAGGCGGTGCAAGACTATTACCGCTCGCACACATAGACACGCTCGTCCTCGATAAAACAGGCACGCTCACCTTTGGCGATCTGCGCGTAGAACGATTGGACCGCGATCCATCCGTTACCGAATTTTTCATCTGGGAATGTTTGGCGATCGCAGAGAAATACTCTGAGCATGTCATTGGACGTGCGGTCTTCCGTGAAGCAGTAAAGCGTATTGGCGCCGTCGCCGACCCAGAACGTTTCCAAGTGTATCGAGGACGAGGTATTTGGGTAAATGCCAAGGGCCGCGACATCCTCGTTGGCACGCCTGCGCTGCTCACCGATTCAAGCGTCACCATCCCTGAAAGCTGGGCTACTCGCGAGGACGACGCTCTCGATCCCGGTCTTACGAGCGACTTCTATATAGCGGTCAATGGACGCTGCGTCGGACGCATCCGTATCGCTGATATACCGCGACCGTCAGCCAAAGCGAGCATTGAAAAACTGTATGCGCTCGGCGTCGGGAATATCGTCATGTTTACGGGTGATCAGCTCCGCACGGCGGCCGCCGTAGCCAAATCCGTCGGTATCGAGGACTACCGTCCGACAATGTCTCCAGAAGACAAAGAACGCGAAGTCGGACAACTTGCATTAAAAGGGACAACGGTCATGATTGGCGACGGTATTAATGACGCGCCCGCCCTGGCTCGTTCAACCGTCGGTATCGCAATGGGTACAACGGGTACCGCTGTAGCGATTGAAGCGGCGGACATCGTTCTATTGGCAGACAATCTCGACCGACTACCTGAACTCGTCCTATTAGCCAAACAAACCAAGAACGTCATCAATGGGAATATCTGGATTTGGGCGCTTTCCAATCTCATCGGATTTATTTTTGTCTTTACCGGTATTTTTGGACCGGCACTCGCCGCCGCATACAACTTCATTACGGATTTTCTTCCGCTCGCAAACTCATCTCGTTTATTCCGAAAAGAAAAAGATGCGGCATAA
- a CDS encoding DUF1232 domain-containing protein, producing the protein MARMHFLPDWKGIWRFLRDGSSDWKPKVLALLAIGYLLWPIDFLPDLAPIIGWLDDLGFVGLATWYLVNASAQHSKRIGKGD; encoded by the coding sequence ATGGCGCGAATGCATTTTTTGCCTGATTGGAAAGGTATTTGGCGATTCCTGAGAGATGGATCAAGCGATTGGAAGCCAAAAGTGCTCGCTTTGCTCGCGATTGGTTATTTGTTGTGGCCGATTGATTTTTTGCCGGATCTCGCACCCATTATCGGCTGGTTGGATGATCTTGGTTTTGTCGGACTAGCAACTTGGTACTTGGTGAATGCGAGCGCGCAGCACAGCAAACGAATCGGGAAGGGCGATTAG
- a CDS encoding C39 family peptidase, which translates to MRPMTPVRMLPGLCGPAALKVVLTYFKKDYTHDEIAKLCEVTPDEHALHAKMISGATAAGLKPTPVENATIDDIRRFVDDDFPVIVGWQLEGKDHYSVVYDVGKMKIFMMDPATESGIRILTIEAFELFWKDKGGASGAPTTHWMMAVKKDKG; encoded by the coding sequence ATGAGACCAATGACACCTGTCCGCATGCTCCCCGGTCTCTGTGGACCTGCTGCGTTAAAAGTCGTGCTTACCTATTTCAAGAAAGATTATACGCACGATGAAATCGCCAAGCTGTGTGAAGTCACGCCGGATGAACATGCTTTGCATGCCAAAATGATTTCTGGCGCAACCGCAGCAGGACTCAAGCCAACTCCGGTAGAAAACGCCACGATCGACGATATCCGCCGTTTTGTTGATGACGATTTCCCTGTCATCGTCGGTTGGCAACTGGAAGGCAAGGATCACTACTCCGTCGTCTACGATGTCGGCAAGATGAAAATCTTCATGATGGATCCGGCAACAGAAAGCGGCATCCGCATTTTAACGATCGAGGCTTTTGAGCTTTTCTGGAAAGACAAGGGCGGCGCCTCTGGAGCGCCAACAACGCATTGGATGATGGCCGTGAAAAAAGACAAAGGCTAA
- a CDS encoding PH domain-containing protein, translating into MLHLNHLPNAIPDEKIVHVLHRHPLTIFWLVLGYLLLLGCVPFLFWYLPFYQAELIADPVLMPLVVLGASAFFLFAWLFLFQNFMDYYLDVWIVTNKRVLNIEQTGLFARTVSELRLYRVQDVTSTVKGVVETLFDFGDVEIQTAGEKTRFIFEEIPHPNRVSKSILELAEIERREQLDEAVSEFQMPDKPNQHAK; encoded by the coding sequence ATGCTGCATCTCAATCATCTTCCAAACGCTATTCCCGATGAAAAGATCGTGCATGTTTTGCATCGCCATCCGCTGACCATTTTCTGGCTCGTCCTCGGCTATCTCCTTTTGCTCGGCTGCGTACCGTTCCTCTTCTGGTACCTCCCGTTCTACCAAGCCGAGCTGATCGCTGATCCGGTACTCATGCCGCTCGTCGTCCTTGGAGCGTCAGCGTTCTTCCTTTTTGCCTGGCTCTTCCTGTTCCAGAACTTCATGGATTATTATCTCGATGTCTGGATCGTTACCAACAAACGCGTCCTGAACATCGAGCAAACCGGCCTCTTTGCGCGCACCGTTTCAGAGTTACGTCTCTACCGTGTTCAAGACGTTACAAGCACAGTAAAAGGCGTCGTAGAAACATTGTTCGACTTTGGCGACGTAGAAATCCAGACTGCTGGAGAAAAGACCCGTTTCATCTTTGAAGAAATCCCTCACCCGAACCGTGTGAGCAAATCAATTCTCGAGCTCGCGGAAATTGAACGCCGAGAACAGCTCGATGAAGCCGTTTCAGAATTTCAAATGCCTGATAAACCAAACCAACACGCCAAATAA
- the ruvB gene encoding Holliday junction branch migration DNA helicase RuvB, with amino-acid sequence MEQNDEQFTEVVEERVVSPEVQEREVGFDAALRPKTLGDFIGQPVVKENLRIFIEAAKGRSEPCDHVLLYGPPGLGKTTLAHVIGNEMGSNVRITSGPALERVGDLAAILTNLEEGDILFIDEIHRMNRSIEEVLYPAMEDFALDLVIGKGPTARTLRLDLKRFTIIGATTRLSMLSAPLRDRFGMHFHLDFYGPDEMKEIMRRSSGLLNLTIEEPSLELIANRSRRTPRIGNRLLKRVRDYGQVMAGGILDETVVDKALAALEIDTLGLDEADRRVLKALVDKFQGGPVGLSTLAAATSEEMETLEEVIEPFLLQQGLLARTLRGRMATDLAYKHLGFTPPERQGTILQ; translated from the coding sequence ATGGAACAGAATGATGAACAATTCACGGAAGTCGTAGAAGAACGCGTCGTCTCCCCGGAAGTCCAAGAACGGGAAGTTGGTTTTGATGCCGCGCTACGCCCCAAAACCCTTGGTGACTTCATCGGTCAGCCTGTCGTAAAAGAAAACCTGCGCATCTTTATAGAGGCTGCCAAAGGCCGCAGCGAACCATGCGATCACGTTCTTCTCTACGGTCCGCCAGGTCTCGGCAAAACAACCCTCGCCCATGTCATCGGAAATGAAATGGGATCCAATGTCCGCATCACCAGCGGCCCGGCTTTAGAGCGCGTCGGCGATCTAGCGGCCATTCTCACCAACCTCGAGGAAGGCGACATTCTCTTCATCGATGAAATCCACCGCATGAACCGTTCGATTGAAGAAGTCCTCTATCCTGCCATGGAAGACTTCGCTCTCGACCTCGTCATCGGCAAAGGCCCGACCGCCCGCACGCTGCGTCTTGATCTGAAACGTTTCACGATCATCGGCGCTACCACTCGCCTCTCGATGCTCTCCGCTCCGCTCCGCGACCGCTTTGGCATGCACTTCCACCTAGACTTCTACGGTCCTGATGAGATGAAAGAGATCATGCGCCGCAGCTCCGGCCTCCTCAACCTCACGATAGAAGAACCATCGCTCGAGCTCATCGCTAATCGTAGCCGCCGCACGCCGCGTATCGGCAATCGCCTGTTAAAACGCGTACGCGACTACGGACAAGTCATGGCCGGCGGGATACTCGATGAAACTGTTGTCGACAAAGCCTTAGCCGCACTTGAAATCGATACGCTCGGCCTCGATGAAGCCGACCGTCGTGTCCTCAAAGCCCTGGTCGATAAATTCCAAGGCGGTCCCGTCGGACTCTCGACCTTGGCTGCTGCGACTTCAGAAGAAATGGAAACACTGGAAGAAGTCATTGAACCGTTCTTGCTCCAGCAAGGCTTGTTAGCACGCACACTCCGCGGACGTATGGCCACCGACCTGGCATACAAGCATCTCGGCTTCACGCCTCCGGAACGCCAAGGTACAATCCTTCAATAA
- a CDS encoding DedA family protein, which produces MLQIIDFFIHLDKYLSQLVAMAGNWTYVVLFLIIFCETGLVVMPILPGDSLLFAAGSLAALSALNFWGLLVILFLAAVAGDALNYWIGREIGLKLLEGPLARFIDRKHLEKANHFYEKHGAKAIVFARFVPIMRTIAPFTAGVARMDYPRFFHYNVIGALVWVSLFTTAGYLFGNIPAVKHNFSLVVIGIIAVSLLPTVVEWWRTRKYVTPTDKTMAS; this is translated from the coding sequence ATGCTACAAATTATCGATTTTTTCATCCACTTGGACAAATATTTGTCGCAATTGGTGGCCATGGCTGGAAATTGGACGTATGTCGTACTTTTTCTGATTATCTTTTGTGAAACTGGGTTGGTTGTCATGCCAATTCTTCCTGGCGACTCGCTTTTGTTTGCCGCTGGTTCTCTTGCTGCATTGAGTGCGCTTAATTTTTGGGGGCTGCTCGTTATCTTGTTTCTTGCGGCGGTTGCCGGAGATGCATTGAATTACTGGATCGGCCGCGAGATCGGACTTAAATTACTTGAAGGACCTTTGGCAAGATTTATTGACCGGAAGCATTTGGAGAAGGCGAATCATTTTTACGAGAAACACGGTGCTAAAGCGATTGTGTTTGCACGCTTTGTTCCGATCATGCGTACGATTGCTCCGTTTACTGCTGGCGTTGCCCGAATGGATTATCCGCGCTTTTTTCACTACAACGTTATTGGTGCATTGGTATGGGTTAGCTTGTTTACGACCGCCGGTTATTTGTTTGGGAATATTCCGGCCGTGAAACATAATTTTAGTTTGGTGGTTATCGGTATTATCGCCGTTTCGCTTTTGCCGACGGTGGTTGAGTGGTGGCGGACTCGTAAATACGTGACGCCTACTGACAAAACAATGGCGTCGTGA
- a CDS encoding DUF2200 domain-containing protein, whose product MKQPDAKTLKRVYAYSFASIYPLYLTKAENKGRTKSEVDEVLRWLTGYTQKQLEAQVKKEVDLETFFANAPKLNPARSLIQGVVCGVRVEDIKEPTMREIRYMDKLIDELAKGRAMEKILRK is encoded by the coding sequence ATGAAGCAACCAGACGCCAAGACTCTGAAACGGGTCTATGCCTATAGCTTTGCCAGTATCTATCCGCTTTATCTTACAAAGGCGGAAAACAAAGGGCGTACAAAATCTGAAGTCGATGAAGTGCTACGTTGGCTGACGGGATACACGCAGAAGCAGCTAGAAGCGCAGGTGAAAAAGGAAGTAGATCTTGAAACGTTTTTTGCAAATGCTCCTAAATTAAATCCGGCGCGATCCCTGATTCAGGGCGTGGTCTGCGGTGTCCGAGTGGAAGACATTAAAGAGCCAACGATGCGGGAAATTCGTTATATGGATAAGTTGATTGACGAATTGGCAAAAGGAAGGGCCATGGAGAAAATTTTGCGGAAATAA
- a CDS encoding YdeI/OmpD-associated family protein, translating to MPKTVQKIATGVVHTVPADLRKALTADPKVLAKWNDLTPLARNEWICWVTYVKLAETRREHVERTISQLNEGERRPCCWPGCPHRNPNAKKWFGKLKMKVK from the coding sequence ATGCCAAAGACTGTACAAAAAATCGCGACGGGTGTCGTGCATACGGTACCGGCGGATTTGCGGAAAGCGTTGACGGCTGATCCCAAGGTGCTTGCAAAATGGAATGATCTTACGCCGCTCGCACGTAACGAGTGGATTTGTTGGGTGACGTACGTCAAATTGGCGGAAACGAGACGCGAGCATGTTGAAAGAACGATCTCGCAATTAAACGAGGGCGAGCGTCGGCCGTGTTGCTGGCCGGGTTGTCCTCATCGCAATCCAAATGCGAAGAAGTGGTTTGGAAAGTTGAAGATGAAGGTGAAGTAA
- a CDS encoding RHS repeat-associated core domain-containing protein → MCTASSTALSITNAYNPLRLLASETKTIDGTGYTTAYTYDRQGNLLTITNPDSSQIKYTYVDGHYLQNVSKKETTDADYVSIVNSIEYAPNAQVSRMRFSNGVTVTNTYDPAKLYRLTNKVSVLPNASNAQNLSYTYDAVGNITQLVEGASSTQRTVNYGYDDLYRLTSAVATGTPSGVSGYNQTFSYDALGNILTSDQGSYTYAGTAYANPHAATAIGGLSLAYDNNGNLTGTNGPSTSTLSWDYLNRLTQYVTSSTTSTYAYDMSNIRIKEAVAASTSTVTTHYPTKYYNITSGNPTKHVFANGAVIATIMGSGASSTVSSVLTDHLTGSSVVTNASGTIIEATDYYPYGGIRVDEQTGFNEQRKFAGHEYDEPTGLSYMHARYYNSNAGKFQSQDPVFLSLGDAGKLKQLSGRDTVMFLANPQLLNSYSYAMNSPLMLRDESGNCPICIAPFAYATAYAPVWVPAAITWTAAAAIAITAPLVGGQAYSYAHGDQVTGDRMGAAAMTINGFAAAGAAGIMSVDTTIKATNQVQVNKAAGDAFEAERGQALRTQYSNVQPQITIKSGDGTKTRVDFLGTDAMGNICLFECKSSATAPLTQNQSQAFPQIQQSGGSVVGQGKPGYPGGTQIPPTPVNIIRP, encoded by the coding sequence TTGTGCACGGCGAGTTCTACGGCTTTAAGTATCACCAATGCTTATAATCCGCTGCGCTTACTTGCTTCTGAAACAAAGACAATTGACGGCACGGGTTATACAACTGCGTATACGTATGATCGGCAGGGGAATCTGTTAACGATTACTAATCCGGATAGTTCACAGATTAAATATACGTATGTCGATGGCCACTATTTGCAAAACGTTTCCAAGAAGGAAACAACGGATGCGGATTATGTTTCGATCGTGAATAGTATTGAATATGCTCCGAATGCGCAGGTTTCGAGGATGAGGTTTTCAAACGGGGTCACGGTGACAAATACATATGATCCAGCCAAGCTTTATCGTTTGACGAATAAAGTTAGCGTTCTTCCGAATGCGAGCAATGCCCAGAATTTGAGCTATACCTATGATGCTGTAGGAAATATCACTCAGCTTGTTGAAGGTGCTTCCAGTACACAGCGGACCGTGAATTATGGATACGACGATCTCTATCGTCTTACATCTGCCGTGGCCACGGGTACTCCTTCCGGCGTCTCAGGCTACAATCAGACGTTTAGCTACGATGCGCTAGGCAATATTCTGACTTCAGATCAAGGGAGCTATACATATGCTGGTACCGCGTATGCGAATCCGCATGCGGCAACGGCTATCGGTGGACTTAGCCTTGCGTACGATAATAATGGAAACCTGACGGGAACCAACGGTCCATCCACGAGCACCCTCTCTTGGGACTATCTCAACCGTCTCACGCAGTATGTGACTTCCAGCACAACCTCGACATATGCCTATGACATGTCGAATATCAGAATTAAGGAAGCGGTTGCCGCAAGCACGAGTACCGTTACAACCCACTACCCAACCAAGTACTACAACATCACATCCGGTAATCCGACAAAGCACGTTTTTGCCAATGGTGCCGTGATTGCAACGATCATGGGCTCTGGAGCATCTTCTACCGTCTCTTCGGTTCTTACAGACCATTTAACAGGCTCTAGCGTGGTCACGAATGCGTCAGGAACGATTATTGAAGCCACAGACTATTATCCGTATGGAGGGATCAGGGTTGATGAGCAGACAGGCTTCAATGAGCAGAGGAAGTTTGCGGGGCATGAGTATGATGAACCGACGGGACTAAGTTACATGCATGCGAGATATTACAATTCGAATGCTGGAAAGTTCCAGTCCCAAGATCCAGTATTCCTTTCGCTTGGCGATGCGGGAAAACTGAAGCAACTCTCCGGTCGCGATACGGTGATGTTCCTCGCTAATCCGCAGCTCCTTAATTCGTACTCGTATGCGATGAACAGTCCGCTCATGTTGCGTGACGAATCAGGTAATTGCCCAATTTGTATCGCGCCATTTGCCTATGCTACGGCATATGCGCCTGTGTGGGTGCCTGCGGCAATCACGTGGACTGCGGCTGCGGCGATAGCCATCACAGCTCCATTGGTCGGTGGGCAAGCTTACTCTTACGCGCACGGCGACCAGGTAACGGGCGACAGGATGGGGGCCGCGGCGATGACGATTAACGGCTTTGCCGCTGCCGGTGCCGCTGGTATAATGTCAGTCGACACTACGATAAAGGCAACTAATCAGGTTCAAGTCAACAAGGCGGCGGGTGATGCCTTTGAAGCCGAACGGGGACAGGCGTTGCGAACCCAGTATTCAAACGTACAGCCTCAAATCACTATTAAATCGGGGGACGGAACCAAAACTCGGGTAGATTTTCTTGGCACAGACGCCATGGGGAATATATGCTTATTCGAGTGTAAATCATCAGCAACCGCACCTTTGACCCAAAATCAGTCACAAGCGTTCCCTCAGATACAGCAATCGGGAGGTTCTGTGGTCGGACAAGGTAAGCCGGGATATCCCGGTGGCACACAGATACCGCCTACACCCGTGAATATTATTAGACCCTAA
- a CDS encoding RHS repeat protein — MCTASSTALSITNAYNPLRLLASETKTIDGTGYTTAYTYDRQGNLLTITNPDSSQIKYTYVDGQFLRNVSKKETTDADYVSIVNSIEYAPNA, encoded by the coding sequence TTGTGCACGGCGAGTTCTACGGCTTTAAGTATCACCAATGCTTATAATCCGCTGCGCTTACTTGCTTCTGAAACAAAGACAATTGACGGCACGGGTTATACAACTGCGTATACGTATGATCGGCAGGGGAATCTGTTAACGATTACTAATCCGGATAGTTCGCAGATTAAATACACATACGTCGATGGCCAATTCTTGCGGAATGTTTCCAAGAAAGAAACAACAGATGCGGATTATGTTTCGATCGTGAACAGCATTGAATATGCTCCGAATGCGTAG
- a CDS encoding carbohydrate kinase family protein encodes MYDFIAIGDSTLDVFLQLSEASLSCQINKEQCLLCLEYAEKIPVDKVTQIPGAGNASNAAVGASRMGLRSAIVSILGKDDIGKEIIMGWKKEKVATKYVTIDAKHGTNYSTVLNFKGERTILVHAEKRTYILPKLDGAKWIYYTSLGPGHERMEKQLLAHLKQRPEQQLCFNPGTKQLRRGLESIKPVVARSDIFIVNKQEAELLLGDGERPVVNLLMSFKHLGPKIVVITDGPNGSHATDGKTIWSMSVYPGPVIERTGAGDSYATAFTCARHLGWSIPDAMRAGTANGWSVVQHIGPQKGLLNTTKMRATLKKFAKVKVTSKPVMAA; translated from the coding sequence ATGTACGATTTCATCGCCATCGGAGACTCGACCCTTGATGTCTTTTTACAACTAAGCGAAGCCTCGCTTTCCTGCCAAATCAACAAAGAACAATGCTTGCTTTGTCTTGAATACGCGGAAAAAATCCCTGTCGACAAAGTCACGCAAATTCCTGGAGCCGGTAACGCTTCCAACGCTGCCGTCGGTGCAAGCCGCATGGGTTTGCGCAGCGCGATCGTCAGCATTCTTGGTAAAGACGACATCGGCAAAGAAATCATCATGGGCTGGAAAAAAGAAAAGGTCGCAACAAAATATGTAACGATCGATGCCAAACACGGCACCAACTACTCCACGGTGCTCAATTTCAAAGGCGAGCGCACGATTCTCGTTCACGCGGAAAAGCGCACGTACATTCTCCCAAAACTGGACGGAGCAAAATGGATCTACTACACCTCCCTCGGGCCTGGGCATGAACGCATGGAAAAACAATTGCTCGCGCATTTGAAACAGCGTCCGGAACAGCAGCTTTGCTTCAACCCAGGCACTAAACAATTACGACGCGGACTCGAGTCGATCAAACCCGTCGTCGCGCGCTCCGATATTTTCATCGTCAACAAACAAGAAGCAGAACTTCTCCTTGGCGATGGCGAGCGCCCTGTTGTGAATCTCCTCATGAGCTTCAAGCATCTCGGTCCAAAAATCGTCGTGATCACGGACGGGCCAAACGGCTCGCACGCAACCGACGGAAAAACCATCTGGAGCATGAGCGTTTACCCGGGCCCGGTCATTGAACGCACCGGTGCCGGCGACTCGTATGCCACAGCCTTCACCTGCGCACGCCATCTCGGCTGGAGCATTCCGGACGCGATGCGCGCTGGAACCGCAAATGGCTGGAGCGTTGTCCAACATATCGGTCCGCAAAAAGGCCTGCTCAACACAACCAAAATGCGCGCTACTCTCAAAAAATTCGCCAAGGTAAAAGTCACATCAAAACCAGTCATGGCAGCTTAG
- a CDS encoding YtxH domain-containing protein — protein MADIKKPSSSHLGAGLAAGAALGLAAGLFLQSRKGKELTRDAMKKAQLLQKQVQKKIKASGILSKEKYEEIVDYMVGYYSKTKEIAAKEIPVVRKFLMDQWKGIEGEMKKK, from the coding sequence ATGGCTGATATTAAGAAACCGTCCTCATCACATCTCGGTGCAGGTTTGGCCGCCGGCGCCGCTCTTGGTTTGGCCGCTGGCTTGTTCCTCCAGTCTCGCAAGGGAAAGGAATTGACTCGCGATGCCATGAAGAAAGCTCAGTTGCTTCAAAAACAGGTACAGAAGAAGATCAAAGCTTCCGGTATTTTGAGCAAGGAGAAGTACGAAGAAATTGTCGATTATATGGTCGGCTACTACTCCAAGACCAAGGAGATCGCCGCTAAAGAGATTCCGGTTGTCCGCAAGTTTCTCATGGACCAGTGGAAGGGTATCGAAGGCGAGATGAAGAAAAAATAG
- a CDS encoding 16S rRNA (uracil(1498)-N(3))-methyltransferase: MEDEAARQMSLVLKLRTGEQVVLCDGQGMQATFTIAEISKGRVGLARMNEPDVVPTEPRHVVTLYAAILKRENFEWLVQKATECGIYRIVPILTRRTVKQGLKIERLREIAREAAEQSGRGRLPEIVEPMPFISALEAATQAGSTYFFDIGGKRYTGGGEKCSIFIGPEGGWDPEERAMAIESRAMIADLGARVLRAETAATVAVFLSNQ; the protein is encoded by the coding sequence TTGGAAGACGAGGCGGCACGCCAGATGTCGCTCGTCTTAAAGCTGCGTACGGGTGAACAGGTCGTGTTGTGTGATGGTCAAGGAATGCAGGCGACCTTTACGATCGCGGAGATTTCCAAAGGCCGCGTCGGACTCGCACGGATGAATGAGCCCGATGTTGTGCCTACGGAGCCGCGCCATGTCGTGACTTTGTATGCCGCCATCCTGAAGCGCGAAAATTTTGAGTGGCTGGTCCAGAAAGCGACGGAGTGCGGCATTTATCGAATTGTTCCGATTTTGACGCGCCGTACCGTGAAGCAGGGGCTTAAGATCGAGCGCCTGCGGGAAATTGCGCGCGAGGCAGCCGAGCAGAGCGGGCGGGGTCGATTACCGGAAATTGTTGAGCCGATGCCGTTTATCTCTGCGCTTGAAGCGGCGACGCAAGCCGGATCAACGTATTTTTTTGATATCGGCGGCAAGCGTTATACCGGCGGGGGAGAGAAATGTTCGATTTTCATCGGACCGGAAGGCGGTTGGGATCCGGAGGAGCGCGCGATGGCGATTGAGTCGCGAGCGATGATTGCGGATCTCGGTGCTCGCGTCCTGCGAGCGGAGACGGCGGCGACGGTAGCCGTGTTTCTCTCAAATCAGTAA